One part of the Pannonibacter sp. XCT-53 genome encodes these proteins:
- a CDS encoding AraC family transcriptional regulator, protein MVNARGDLEHEEILFHTPGRLAGALPYALQVAGLGLAHPGQEPVRKRYHDHVLLLALAGQGRVETGGAVHVVEPGQVLWLDTSRPYAHGASGAEPWRYLWMGLRGTGLDALYGLLDVSRRPLFRPEPAHDLKTVFREVCALAGNPAPEADARANAAVAALLAVLAGARDGGLSGLQHSPQIARIAELLRQDLARAWTIEDLARLAGLSASQLFRAFKAASGSTPMSYLRQERIAEARRLLTATSDPVAVIARRCGYGDPYHFSRDFRRLTGTTPTLLRRSTGF, encoded by the coding sequence ATGGTGAACGCACGCGGCGACCTCGAGCACGAGGAGATCCTGTTCCACACGCCCGGCCGCCTGGCCGGAGCCCTGCCCTATGCGCTGCAGGTGGCCGGACTGGGGCTCGCGCATCCCGGCCAGGAGCCGGTGCGCAAGCGCTACCATGACCACGTGCTGCTCCTTGCACTTGCGGGACAGGGCCGTGTCGAGACCGGCGGCGCGGTGCATGTGGTCGAGCCGGGCCAGGTGCTCTGGCTGGACACCTCGCGCCCCTATGCGCATGGGGCATCAGGGGCGGAGCCCTGGCGCTATCTCTGGATGGGCCTGCGCGGCACCGGCCTCGATGCGCTGTACGGGCTGCTGGACGTGAGCCGACGGCCGCTGTTCCGGCCCGAGCCCGCGCATGACCTTAAGACCGTGTTCCGGGAGGTCTGCGCGCTGGCCGGAAATCCCGCGCCGGAGGCCGATGCCCGCGCCAATGCTGCGGTGGCCGCGCTCCTCGCCGTGCTGGCGGGTGCGCGGGACGGCGGCCTGTCCGGGCTGCAGCACAGCCCCCAGATTGCGCGGATTGCCGAGCTGCTGCGGCAGGATCTCGCCCGCGCCTGGACCATCGAGGATCTTGCGCGCCTCGCCGGCCTCAGCGCCTCGCAGCTGTTCCGGGCCTTCAAGGCGGCCAGCGGCAGCACGCCGATGAGTTACCTGCGCCAGGAGCGGATCGCCGAGGCGAGGCGTCTGCTGACGGCAACGAGCGATCCGGTGGCCGTGATCGCGCGGCGCTGCGGCTATGGCGACCCCTATCACTTCTCGCGCGACTTCCGACGACTCACCGGCACGACACCGACACTGCTGCGGCGCAGCACCGGCTTCTGA
- a CDS encoding UxaA family hydrolase encodes MSALIVLNPDDSVGILRERLSAGADPLGLGRPLPMPLTAGHKIALRPVPAGQPVYKFGQIIGQATQDIAAGDHVHSHNCGFGAHDRSYAIGADLARARAAIPRLAPRQFAGYVRSGGRVGTRNFIALCATVNCSATVIRRAALELEASGVLADFPNVDGIVAFAHGTGCGMAGEGRGFDLLQRVLWGHATHPNVGAAVFVGLGCEVMQIARMKAMAGAAGADHVHGLTIQDSGGTRKTIDAIKARVLEILPAVNAVRREPVPVAALKVALQCGGSDGLSGITANPALGAACDLLVGLGATVILSETPEIYGAEQLLLRRAVNREVADRLIACLGWWERYTEMNGGSMDNNPSPGNKAGGLTTILEKSLGAVAKGGSTPLTAFYDYAEQVTAPGLVFMDTPGYDPVSATGQIAGGAQIVVFTTGRGSAFGSKPAPTVKLATNDALFASMPEDMDLTCGDVLSAGVPLADKGAEILECLLAVASGEKSKSELLGLGDNEFVPWQVGAVM; translated from the coding sequence ATGAGCGCCCTGATCGTTCTCAATCCCGACGACAGTGTCGGTATCCTGCGCGAGCGGTTGTCCGCCGGCGCCGACCCGCTGGGCCTCGGCAGGCCCTTGCCGATGCCCTTGACCGCCGGCCACAAGATCGCCTTGCGGCCCGTTCCGGCCGGCCAGCCGGTCTACAAGTTCGGGCAGATCATCGGCCAGGCGACGCAGGACATTGCGGCAGGCGACCATGTCCACAGCCACAACTGCGGCTTCGGGGCGCATGACCGCAGCTATGCCATCGGGGCCGATCTTGCCCGGGCCCGGGCGGCCATTCCCCGGCTGGCCCCGCGCCAGTTTGCCGGCTATGTGCGCTCCGGCGGCCGGGTCGGCACGCGCAACTTCATCGCGCTCTGCGCAACGGTCAATTGCTCGGCCACCGTCATCCGCCGCGCCGCCCTTGAGCTGGAAGCCTCCGGCGTGCTGGCGGACTTTCCCAACGTCGACGGCATCGTCGCCTTTGCCCATGGCACCGGCTGCGGCATGGCCGGCGAAGGGCGCGGCTTCGACCTTCTCCAGCGCGTCCTCTGGGGCCATGCCACGCATCCGAATGTCGGCGCGGCGGTGTTTGTCGGTCTCGGCTGCGAAGTGATGCAGATCGCGCGCATGAAGGCGATGGCCGGCGCAGCCGGGGCGGATCATGTCCACGGGCTGACGATCCAGGACAGCGGCGGCACGCGGAAGACGATCGACGCGATCAAGGCCAGGGTGCTGGAGATCCTGCCCGCCGTGAATGCGGTCCGGCGCGAGCCGGTGCCCGTCGCCGCGCTCAAGGTCGCGCTGCAATGCGGCGGTTCGGACGGCCTGTCGGGCATCACCGCCAATCCGGCGCTGGGCGCGGCCTGCGATCTTCTGGTGGGGCTCGGCGCCACCGTGATCCTGTCGGAAACGCCGGAAATCTACGGGGCCGAACAGCTGCTGCTGCGCCGGGCCGTCAACCGGGAGGTGGCTGACCGGCTGATCGCCTGTCTCGGCTGGTGGGAGCGCTACACCGAGATGAATGGCGGCAGCATGGACAACAACCCCAGTCCCGGCAACAAGGCCGGCGGCCTCACCACCATCCTCGAAAAGTCGCTCGGCGCCGTTGCCAAGGGGGGCTCGACGCCGCTCACCGCCTTTTACGACTATGCCGAGCAGGTGACGGCACCTGGCCTCGTGTTCATGGACACGCCCGGTTACGATCCGGTCTCGGCAACGGGGCAGATTGCCGGCGGGGCCCAGATCGTCGTCTTCACCACCGGGCGCGGGTCCGCCTTTGGCTCCAAACCCGCCCCGACCGTGAAACTGGCCACCAACGATGCCCTGTTCGCGTCCATGCCGGAGGACATGGACCTCACCTGCGGTGACGTGCTGTCGGCCGGCGTGCCACTCGCCGACAAGGGCGCAGAAATCCTGGAGTGCCTCCTCGCCGTTGCATCGGGCGAAAAGTCGAAATCCGAGCTGCTGGGCCTTGGCGACAATGAATTTGTGCCGTGGCAGGTCGGTGCGGTGATGTGA
- the kduD gene encoding 2-dehydro-3-deoxy-D-gluconate 5-dehydrogenase KduD produces MNPFSLEGRRALVTGANTGIGQAIAIALGRAGAEVLCAARSSAAETVALTGRARELRLDLSDPMAAQDLFAREAIDILVNNAGIIRRADAVDFSEADWDEVMDINLKAVFFTCQAFARAVFARGSDGKVVNIASLLSFQGGIRVPSYTASKHGVAGLTKLLANEWAERGINVNAVAPGYIETNNTAALRSDPERNRAILERIPAGRWGKACDIGEAVVFLASPAAGYIHGAVLNVDGGWLAR; encoded by the coding sequence GTGAACCCGTTCTCGCTGGAGGGCCGGCGGGCGCTCGTGACCGGTGCCAACACCGGCATCGGTCAGGCCATCGCCATTGCCCTGGGGCGCGCCGGAGCCGAGGTTCTCTGCGCCGCGCGCTCCTCCGCGGCGGAAACGGTTGCCCTGACCGGCCGCGCGCGCGAACTCCGGCTCGACCTGTCCGATCCGATGGCGGCACAGGATCTCTTCGCCCGGGAGGCCATCGACATTCTGGTCAACAACGCCGGCATCATCCGCCGGGCCGATGCGGTCGACTTCTCCGAGGCCGACTGGGACGAGGTGATGGACATCAACCTGAAGGCGGTCTTCTTCACGTGCCAGGCCTTTGCCCGGGCGGTCTTTGCCCGGGGCTCGGACGGCAAGGTGGTCAACATCGCCTCGCTGCTGTCGTTTCAGGGGGGCATCCGCGTGCCCTCCTACACCGCTTCCAAGCACGGGGTGGCCGGGCTGACCAAGCTGCTGGCCAACGAATGGGCCGAGCGCGGCATCAACGTGAATGCGGTGGCACCTGGCTACATCGAGACCAACAACACGGCCGCCCTGCGCAGTGATCCGGAGCGCAACCGGGCGATCCTCGAGCGGATCCCGGCCGGGCGCTGGGGCAAGGCCTGCGACATCGGCGAGGCGGTGGTGTTCCTGGCGTCTCCGGCTGCCGGTTACATTCACGGGGCCGTGCTGAATGTCGACGGCGGCTGGCTGGCGCGCTGA
- the kduI gene encoding 5-dehydro-4-deoxy-D-glucuronate isomerase — protein MLTVETRHAIDPDAAKRMDTAELRRNFHLGELFRDGEIRLVYTHYDRMIVGGAVPAGAPLTLDHVKECGTASILDRREMAIVNVGEAGTVAAGGVTHALDRGDVLYLPLGSGPVTLDGKGRFYLLSAPAHRVHPARLIRLDEAAVVKLGAAETSNDRTIYQFVHPAVMTSCQLVVGYTRLHNGSVWNTMPAHLHDRRMEAYLYFDMKPEQRVFHFMGRPDETRHLVMKNEDAVVSPPWSIHCGAGTGSYTFIWAMAGDNVDYKDVEMVAMEDLR, from the coding sequence ATGCTGACCGTCGAAACCCGCCACGCCATTGATCCGGACGCCGCCAAGCGCATGGATACCGCCGAGCTCCGGCGCAACTTCCATCTGGGCGAGCTGTTCCGTGACGGCGAAATCCGCCTGGTCTACACCCACTATGACCGGATGATCGTCGGCGGTGCGGTGCCGGCCGGTGCCCCGCTGACCCTCGACCATGTGAAGGAATGCGGCACGGCGAGCATTCTCGACCGCCGCGAGATGGCCATCGTCAATGTCGGCGAGGCAGGCACCGTTGCGGCCGGCGGCGTGACCCATGCGCTGGATCGCGGCGACGTGCTCTACCTGCCGCTTGGCTCGGGGCCGGTCACCCTGGACGGCAAGGGTCGTTTCTACCTCCTCTCGGCCCCGGCCCACAGGGTCCATCCCGCGCGGCTGATCCGTCTCGACGAGGCCGCCGTGGTCAAGCTCGGGGCGGCCGAGACGTCCAACGACCGCACGATCTACCAGTTCGTCCATCCGGCCGTGATGACCTCCTGCCAGCTCGTCGTCGGTTACACCAGACTGCACAATGGCTCGGTCTGGAACACCATGCCGGCGCATCTGCATGACCGGCGGATGGAGGCCTATCTCTATTTCGACATGAAGCCGGAGCAGCGCGTGTTCCACTTCATGGGGCGACCCGACGAGACGCGGCATCTGGTGATGAAGAACGAGGACGCCGTCGTGTCCCCGCCCTGGTCGATCCATTGCGGCGCAGGGACCGGCAGCTACACCTTCATCTGGGCCATGGCCGGTGACAATGTCGACTACAAGGACGTGGAGATGGTGGCCATGGAGGACCTGCGGTGA
- a CDS encoding cupin domain-containing protein yields the protein MLKTYPTVATDPGVTRQVLSHSPELMVVAFRFDHAGAEGRLHSHPHIQSTYVESGRFRFSVAGQALEVARGDSFVIPSGAEHGCICLEPGTLIDTFTPRRDDFL from the coding sequence ATGCTGAAGACCTACCCGACCGTTGCCACGGACCCTGGCGTGACGCGCCAGGTCCTCAGCCACAGCCCGGAGCTGATGGTGGTCGCGTTCCGCTTTGACCACGCCGGGGCCGAAGGACGGCTGCACAGCCATCCCCACATCCAGTCGACCTATGTCGAAAGCGGCCGGTTCCGCTTTTCGGTCGCAGGGCAAGCCCTCGAGGTGGCACGCGGCGACAGCTTCGTCATTCCATCCGGGGCGGAGCACGGCTGCATCTGCCTCGAACCGGGCACGCTGATCGACACGTTCACGCCCCGCCGCGACGATTTTCTCTGA
- a CDS encoding TRAP transporter large permease produces the protein MELWVLFGSFAVLLLIGMPVAFCLGISSLATVLYLGLPPMIVFQRLNSGVSVFALMAIPFFIFAGELMVRGDIARRLVALAGAAVGHMRGGLGQVNIAASVMFGGISGSAAADASAIGGLMIPQMKERGYGVDYAVNVTVVSSIIALLIPPSHNMIIYSISAGGRISIADLFTAGILPGFLLAGCLMVAAWWVARSRGYPTEAFPGWGALAGLFANAIPGLLLIAIIFFGVRSGVFTASESSCIAVVYALLVTVIAYRTMTWSNFVASTMAAVRTTAMVLMVIGCAASFGWLMALLKVPTEMVTLLQGISDNPIVILLLINVILLFLGTFMDMSPLIVITTPIFLPVATAFGVDPVHFGVILILNLGIGLCTPPVGAVLFVGCAVGRITVWDAVKTIWPFYGAAFAALMLVTYVPALSLWLPSLFR, from the coding sequence ATGGAACTCTGGGTTCTCTTCGGCTCCTTTGCCGTCCTTCTGCTGATCGGCATGCCGGTGGCCTTCTGCCTCGGCATCTCGTCGCTCGCCACCGTGCTCTATCTCGGCCTGCCGCCGATGATCGTGTTCCAGCGGCTGAACTCCGGCGTCTCGGTCTTTGCGCTGATGGCGATCCCGTTCTTCATCTTTGCCGGCGAACTGATGGTGCGCGGCGACATCGCCCGCCGTCTCGTGGCCCTCGCCGGAGCCGCCGTCGGGCACATGCGCGGCGGTCTGGGACAGGTCAACATCGCGGCCTCCGTCATGTTCGGCGGTATCTCGGGGTCGGCCGCGGCGGATGCCTCCGCCATCGGCGGCCTGATGATCCCGCAGATGAAGGAGCGTGGCTACGGCGTCGACTATGCGGTCAACGTCACGGTGGTCTCCTCGATCATCGCGCTGCTGATCCCGCCGTCGCACAACATGATCATCTATTCGATCTCGGCCGGCGGCCGCATCTCGATCGCCGACCTGTTCACCGCCGGCATCCTGCCCGGGTTCCTGCTCGCCGGCTGCCTCATGGTTGCGGCCTGGTGGGTGGCGCGCAGCCGTGGCTATCCGACGGAAGCCTTCCCGGGCTGGGGCGCGCTGGCCGGTCTCTTCGCCAATGCCATCCCGGGGCTGCTGCTGATCGCGATCATCTTCTTCGGCGTGCGCTCCGGCGTCTTCACTGCCTCGGAAAGCTCCTGCATCGCGGTCGTCTACGCCCTGCTCGTCACCGTGATTGCCTATCGCACCATGACCTGGAGCAATTTCGTTGCCTCCACCATGGCGGCCGTGCGCACCACGGCGATGGTGCTGATGGTGATCGGCTGCGCGGCGTCCTTCGGCTGGCTGATGGCCCTGCTCAAGGTGCCGACCGAGATGGTGACACTGCTGCAGGGGATCTCGGACAACCCGATCGTCATCCTGCTGCTGATCAACGTGATCCTCCTGTTCCTCGGCACCTTCATGGACATGTCGCCGCTGATCGTGATCACCACGCCGATCTTCCTGCCGGTCGCCACCGCCTTCGGCGTCGACCCGGTGCATTTCGGGGTGATCCTGATCCTCAATCTCGGCATTGGCCTCTGCACGCCACCCGTCGGGGCCGTGCTGTTCGTCGGCTGTGCCGTGGGCCGGATCACCGTCTGGGATGCGGTCAAGACGATCTGGCCCTTCTATGGCGCGGCCTTCGCAGCCCTGATGCTGGTTACCTATGTCCCGGCGTTGTCGCTGTGGCTGCCCTCCCTGTTCCGGTGA
- a CDS encoding TRAP transporter small permease: MRALAEFCGLVARAALWIAGVGLSLMTAIIAAQVFYRYVLNNSIVWSEPFSVILMGWFIFFGAAVGIREGYHLSFDILLYVVPTRVKLALFSLSDLLVGLFGAGMAIYGWQLCASAWDVKLPSLGLTGAVDFMPLVGGGVLILLFSVERLLRRAAGLPTARFGEVDMAEA, encoded by the coding sequence ATGCGCGCGCTTGCCGAATTCTGCGGGCTGGTCGCCCGTGCCGCCCTCTGGATTGCCGGGGTCGGCCTCTCCCTGATGACCGCGATCATCGCGGCCCAGGTCTTCTATCGCTACGTGCTCAACAACAGCATCGTCTGGAGCGAGCCGTTTTCCGTCATCCTGATGGGCTGGTTCATCTTCTTCGGCGCTGCCGTCGGCATCCGGGAAGGCTATCACCTCAGCTTCGACATCCTGCTCTACGTGGTGCCGACCCGGGTGAAGCTTGCGCTGTTCAGCCTGTCGGACCTGCTCGTCGGCCTGTTCGGTGCGGGCATGGCCATCTATGGCTGGCAACTCTGTGCCTCGGCCTGGGACGTCAAGCTGCCCTCCCTCGGGCTGACCGGGGCCGTGGACTTCATGCCGCTGGTCGGCGGCGGGGTCCTGATCCTGCTGTTCTCGGTGGAACGGCTGCTGCGCCGCGCTGCAGGCCTGCCCACGGCCCGCTTCGGCGAAGTCGACATGGCGGAGGCGTGA
- a CDS encoding TRAP transporter substrate-binding protein, with translation MTFLKMAKAALLASVLMTGSALACETTLRSSDTHPDGYPTVEAVKAMGKMLEERTKGKLCIEVFHSAQLGQEKDTIEQTKFGVIDMNRVSMGPFNNLVEETKVVSLPFIFRSTDHMHKVMDGPIGEEILKAFEPHGFVGLAFFDGGSRSFYNSKKPITSIDDLKGMKVRVMQSDIFVDMMTALGANATPMPYGEVYSSIQTGVIDGAENNWPSYESSGHFEVARYYTLNQHLMVPEVLVMSKASWDKLSPEDQATVSQAARDAVPVMRKLWAEREKASEEKVRAAGAQVITDIDKQPFIDAMKPVYEKHVTSDRLKDLVARIQATE, from the coding sequence ATGACTTTTCTGAAGATGGCGAAAGCCGCGCTGCTGGCCAGCGTTCTCATGACCGGATCGGCCCTGGCGTGCGAGACCACGCTGCGGTCGTCCGACACGCATCCGGACGGCTACCCGACCGTCGAGGCGGTGAAGGCCATGGGCAAGATGCTCGAGGAGCGCACCAAGGGCAAGCTCTGCATCGAGGTGTTCCACTCGGCCCAGCTCGGCCAGGAAAAGGACACGATCGAGCAGACAAAATTCGGCGTGATCGACATGAACCGCGTCTCGATGGGACCGTTCAACAATCTGGTCGAGGAAACCAAGGTCGTCTCGCTGCCGTTCATCTTCCGCTCCACGGATCACATGCACAAGGTGATGGACGGGCCGATCGGGGAGGAGATCCTCAAGGCCTTCGAGCCGCACGGCTTCGTCGGTCTCGCCTTCTTCGACGGCGGTTCGCGCAGCTTCTACAACTCGAAGAAGCCGATCACCTCCATCGACGACCTGAAGGGCATGAAAGTCCGCGTCATGCAGTCCGACATCTTCGTCGACATGATGACCGCGCTGGGTGCCAACGCGACGCCGATGCCCTACGGCGAGGTCTATTCCTCGATCCAGACCGGTGTCATCGACGGCGCGGAGAACAACTGGCCGTCCTATGAATCCTCCGGACATTTCGAGGTCGCCAGGTATTACACCCTCAACCAGCATCTGATGGTGCCCGAGGTTCTGGTGATGTCGAAGGCCTCCTGGGACAAGCTGTCGCCGGAGGACCAGGCCACCGTCAGCCAGGCCGCCCGCGACGCGGTGCCGGTGATGCGCAAGCTGTGGGCCGAGCGGGAGAAGGCCTCCGAGGAGAAGGTGCGCGCCGCCGGTGCCCAGGTCATCACCGACATCGACAAGCAGCCCTTCATCGACGCGATGAAGCCCGTCTACGAGAAGCATGTCACTTCGGACAGGCTCAAGGACCTGGTGGCCCGGATTCAGGCCACCGAGTGA
- the uxaC gene encoding glucuronate isomerase, with translation MARLNPDRLFPPDLEGRVIARDLYEEIRGLPIISPHGHTDPRWFAEDAPFPDPARLFVTPDHYVFRMLCSQGIPLASLGVPRADGGWTEADGRRIWRLFAANYHLFRGTPSRLWIDQALGDVFGVTQRLSADTADAIHDQVADCLSRPEYRPRALFERFNIETLATTEGALDDLRWHRMIRDSGWAGRVITTYRPDQVVDPDMPGFAEAVEQLGQLAGTDATTWTGYLDAHRRRRLWFKAQGATATDHGHPTARTENLPAAAAAALFDKALSGRCSPDEADAFRGQMLTEMARMSLEDGLVMQIHPGAARNHSAEVLAAFGRDKGFDIPTRTDYVRALRPLLDAVGMRSDLTVIVFTLDETAYSRELAPLAGVYPALRLGPAWWFFDSPEGMLRYRQTTTETAGFYNTVGFNDDTRAFCSIPARHDVARRVDCAFLAGLVTSGRLDGDEAREVARDLAYGLARQAYRL, from the coding sequence GTGGCACGCCTGAATCCGGACCGGCTGTTCCCGCCAGACCTCGAAGGCCGGGTCATCGCCCGGGACCTTTACGAGGAGATCCGCGGGCTGCCGATCATCAGTCCGCATGGCCACACGGACCCACGCTGGTTTGCGGAAGACGCCCCCTTTCCGGACCCGGCCCGCCTGTTCGTCACCCCCGACCACTATGTGTTCCGCATGCTCTGCTCGCAGGGCATTCCGCTGGCCAGCCTTGGTGTCCCGCGCGCCGACGGCGGCTGGACCGAAGCCGACGGTCGCCGTATCTGGCGCCTTTTCGCCGCCAATTACCACCTGTTTCGCGGCACGCCCTCCCGGCTCTGGATCGATCAGGCTCTCGGGGACGTGTTTGGTGTGACGCAGCGCCTGTCCGCCGACACGGCCGATGCGATCCATGATCAGGTCGCCGACTGTCTCTCCCGCCCGGAGTACCGGCCCCGGGCCCTGTTCGAGCGGTTCAACATCGAGACGCTGGCAACGACCGAAGGCGCGCTCGATGACCTGCGCTGGCACAGGATGATCCGCGACAGCGGCTGGGCTGGCCGCGTGATCACCACCTATCGTCCGGATCAGGTGGTGGACCCCGACATGCCGGGGTTCGCCGAGGCCGTCGAGCAGCTGGGCCAGCTTGCGGGCACCGACGCCACGACCTGGACCGGCTATCTGGACGCGCACCGCCGGCGCCGGCTCTGGTTCAAGGCGCAAGGGGCAACGGCCACTGACCATGGCCACCCCACGGCGCGCACCGAGAACCTGCCGGCCGCTGCCGCCGCAGCCCTGTTCGACAAGGCGCTGTCCGGTCGCTGCTCGCCCGACGAGGCCGACGCCTTCCGCGGACAGATGCTGACGGAGATGGCGCGGATGAGCCTTGAGGATGGTCTGGTGATGCAGATCCATCCCGGCGCCGCCCGCAACCACAGCGCCGAGGTGCTCGCCGCCTTCGGGCGGGACAAGGGCTTCGACATTCCGACCCGCACCGACTACGTGCGGGCGCTGCGACCGCTGCTCGACGCCGTCGGCATGCGGTCCGATCTCACCGTCATCGTCTTCACGCTCGACGAGACGGCCTATTCGCGGGAGCTTGCTCCGCTGGCCGGTGTCTATCCGGCGCTGCGGCTGGGCCCCGCCTGGTGGTTCTTCGACAGTCCGGAGGGGATGTTGCGGTATCGCCAGACGACGACGGAAACGGCCGGGTTCTACAACACAGTCGGTTTCAACGACGACACCCGGGCGTTCTGTTCGATCCCCGCCCGCCACGATGTGGCCCGGCGTGTGGATTGTGCCTTCCTTGCCGGTCTTGTCACCTCCGGGCGGCTCGACGGCGACGAGGCGCGCGAGGTCGCACGCGACCTTGCCTACGGGCTTGCGCGGCAGGCCTACCGGCTCTGA
- a CDS encoding GntR family transcriptional regulator has protein sequence MQLRALETLNRPSVADAVFDALHQQILSLDLPPGAKISEVDVAKAMGVSRQPVRDAFYRLSKLGFLTIRPQRATCVSVISESAVLQAQFIRTAIEAETVRIACLKLTPADHAALEAILDGQRQAILDKRPLEFQALDDQFHREICVRAGHGHAWEIIRENKAHMDRVRYLSLAFASNEAFEDHVRVMDAIRARNPDEAVPGMRTHLARIRKQIIRIRAEHMQFFAQEAVDD, from the coding sequence GTGCAACTGCGAGCCCTGGAAACGCTGAACCGCCCGTCGGTCGCCGATGCCGTCTTCGACGCCCTGCACCAGCAGATCCTCTCGCTCGACCTGCCGCCGGGGGCGAAGATCTCCGAGGTCGACGTGGCCAAGGCGATGGGCGTATCGCGCCAGCCGGTGCGCGACGCCTTCTACCGCCTGTCCAAGCTTGGCTTCCTGACCATCCGGCCCCAGCGCGCCACCTGTGTCTCGGTGATTTCCGAAAGCGCGGTGCTGCAGGCCCAGTTCATCCGCACCGCGATCGAGGCGGAGACGGTGCGCATCGCCTGCCTGAAGCTGACGCCGGCCGACCACGCCGCGCTGGAGGCCATCCTTGACGGCCAGCGTCAGGCGATCCTCGACAAGCGGCCGCTCGAGTTTCAGGCGCTGGATGACCAGTTTCACCGGGAAATCTGCGTGCGCGCCGGCCATGGCCACGCCTGGGAGATCATCCGCGAGAACAAGGCCCACATGGACCGCGTGCGATATCTGTCCCTCGCCTTTGCCTCCAACGAGGCCTTCGAGGACCACGTGCGGGTCATGGACGCGATCCGGGCGCGCAATCCGGACGAGGCCGTTCCCGGCATGCGCACCCACCTGGCGCGCATCCGCAAGCAGATCATCCGGATCCGGGCCGAGCACATGCAGTTCTTTGCGCAGGAGGCCGTGGACGACTGA
- a CDS encoding helix-turn-helix domain-containing protein codes for MAKKLFAGHVLRKLRERAGLTQVAFASRLDLSPSYVNQLESNIRPMSASVLIAVSREFGADLASFEASDLDRLVADLGEAFADTRFHDGTVGLQDLKSVATHTPDFARAVLGLYGELRRMSEQQASLDDALDSQVEPAGKGVRMVPPFDEVRDHFHYIDNYVDALDVGAEALADRLGLAWNPDRFAVLAAFLLETHGVRVDVTERSRPDGPIAAFNPRSKAVTLDRALPRAAMEFQLGCLIADLTADDLIAGHLARAGFRSQAARDICRLALRNYFSGALLLPYGPFLALAKTYRHDLDRLMVTTGASLEQICHRLSTLQRSGEKGVPFYFLKVDRAGNVIKRHSATRFQFARYGGACPVWNVHEAFENRDGRLQAQVGEMPDGSQYLCLARSISKPASRFGERERRYALGLGCELKYADMIVYADELGLTDRVNPARIGINCRICPRSDCQDRAFPALDKELLVDQRARGIVPFSLR; via the coding sequence ATGGCCAAGAAACTGTTCGCCGGTCATGTGCTGCGCAAGCTGCGCGAGCGCGCGGGCCTGACCCAGGTCGCCTTTGCCAGCCGGCTGGACCTGTCGCCGTCCTACGTGAACCAGCTGGAGAGCAACATCCGGCCCATGTCCGCCTCGGTGCTGATCGCCGTCAGCCGCGAGTTCGGTGCGGATCTGGCGAGTTTCGAGGCCAGCGACCTCGACCGTCTGGTGGCCGACCTCGGCGAGGCCTTCGCCGACACGCGGTTCCACGACGGCACCGTCGGCCTGCAGGATCTCAAGAGCGTGGCCACGCACACGCCGGACTTCGCCCGCGCCGTGCTCGGGCTCTATGGCGAGTTGCGGCGCATGAGCGAGCAGCAGGCCTCGCTTGACGATGCACTGGACTCCCAGGTCGAGCCGGCCGGCAAGGGCGTCCGGATGGTGCCCCCCTTCGACGAGGTGCGCGACCATTTCCACTACATCGACAACTATGTCGATGCGCTGGATGTCGGTGCAGAGGCACTGGCGGACCGGCTTGGACTGGCCTGGAATCCGGATCGCTTCGCCGTGCTGGCAGCCTTCCTGCTGGAGACCCACGGGGTGCGCGTCGACGTGACGGAACGCAGCCGTCCGGACGGTCCCATCGCGGCCTTCAATCCGCGCAGCAAGGCCGTGACGCTGGACCGCGCGCTGCCGCGTGCGGCGATGGAGTTCCAGCTCGGCTGCCTGATTGCCGACCTGACCGCCGACGATCTCATCGCCGGCCATCTGGCCCGCGCCGGGTTCCGCAGCCAGGCCGCGCGCGACATCTGCCGGCTGGCGCTGCGCAATTACTTCTCCGGCGCCCTGCTGCTGCCCTATGGCCCGTTCCTGGCGCTGGCCAAGACCTACCGCCATGATCTGGACCGTCTGATGGTGACGACCGGGGCCAGTCTGGAGCAGATCTGCCACCGGCTGTCGACCCTGCAGCGCTCGGGCGAGAAGGGGGTGCCCTTCTATTTCCTTAAGGTCGACCGGGCCGGCAACGTGATCAAGCGGCACAGCGCCACACGGTTCCAGTTCGCCCGCTACGGCGGCGCCTGTCCGGTCTGGAACGTGCATGAGGCCTTCGAGAACCGGGATGGACGCCTGCAGGCGCAGGTCGGCGAGATGCCCGACGGCAGCCAGTACCTGTGCCTCGCCCGCAGTATCTCCAAGCCGGCCTCGCGCTTTGGCGAGCGGGAGCGGCGCTATGCGCTGGGGCTCGGCTGCGAGCTGAAATACGCCGACATGATTGTCTACGCCGACGAGCTTGGCCTGACGGACCGGGTCAATCCGGCCCGGATCGGCATCAACTGCCGCATCTGCCCGCGCAGCGACTGTCAGGACCGGGCCTTCCCCGCCCTCGACAAGGAACTGCTGGTCGACCAGCGCGCCCGCGGCATCGTGCCCTTTTCCCTGCGCTAG